One Bacteroidota bacterium DNA segment encodes these proteins:
- a CDS encoding S9 family peptidase, whose translation MKRIFSLLFTAYCSLLIVHCSSAQPRRAITFDDMISWGRVADPQISPDGKWIAYTITYYSKETNTGNSDIWITSIDGGTARQLTNSPKADNSPRWLPDGKTIAFISARDGEPQIYTVAVSGGEPKKVSSISTGVSGLVVSSDGKYFAFASDVFPDCASDSCNKARNDEMEKSKVKAKVFTRLPYRVWDHFTDGKRSHAFIIPATGGAAVDVTPGDYDTPPIDIGGDFDYAFSPDGKEFAFVRNTDPMIAISTNNDIFIEPLEKGKPTGQPKRITDNKANDNQPVYSPDGKYIAYRAMKRPGFEADKYDIILYERGTGKRTNLTESYDRSADEVIWSPDSKTIYFNADDQGYHSVYNVSLPTGKEASKVAQVTSKVYVSQPQLTPDGKTFVFTRTTVRNPHEVWRMDTEGRNLRQLTTTNDASIAKLEMNPLEEFWFDGAGGKKVEGFILKPPFFDPNKKYPMVYLIHGGPQGQWDDITHYRWNPQMFASPGYVVVMVNPRGSTGYGQQFTDEISGDWGGKVFTDLMNGVEYVMKTYPFIDTARIAAAGASYGGYMINWIEGHNDKGIFKALVSHDGDYNSISAFGATEELWFEDWEFKGTPWENRELYDKFSPSNFVKNFKTPMLLIHGQLDYRLDVSEGFQMFTALQRMHVPSKMLYFPDEGHWVLKPLNSELWHKTVLGWLAEYLKK comes from the coding sequence ATGAAACGCATTTTCTCATTACTGTTTACTGCTTACTGTTCATTGTTGATTGTTCATTGTTCATCGGCCCAGCCCCGGCGCGCCATCACCTTCGACGACATGATCAGCTGGGGACGCGTTGCGGACCCCCAGATTTCGCCGGACGGGAAATGGATCGCGTATACGATCACCTATTACAGCAAAGAAACCAACACCGGCAACAGCGACATCTGGATAACCTCGATCGACGGCGGCACTGCCCGACAGCTGACGAACAGCCCCAAGGCCGATAATTCTCCCCGCTGGCTCCCCGACGGAAAAACGATCGCCTTTATTTCGGCGCGCGACGGCGAACCGCAAATTTACACGGTGGCGGTCAGCGGCGGCGAACCGAAAAAGGTCAGCTCGATCTCAACCGGTGTCTCGGGGCTTGTCGTCTCAAGCGATGGAAAGTATTTCGCGTTCGCCTCCGACGTTTTCCCCGACTGCGCCAGCGACAGCTGCAACAAAGCGCGCAACGACGAGATGGAGAAGAGCAAAGTAAAGGCGAAGGTCTTTACCCGGCTTCCGTACAGGGTGTGGGACCACTTCACCGATGGAAAACGGAGCCATGCGTTCATTATTCCTGCGACGGGCGGTGCGGCGGTCGACGTCACTCCGGGGGATTATGATACCCCGCCGATCGATATCGGGGGGGATTTCGACTACGCATTCTCGCCGGACGGAAAAGAATTTGCCTTCGTCCGAAACACCGATCCGATGATCGCGATCTCAACGAACAACGATATCTTTATCGAGCCGCTCGAAAAGGGAAAGCCTACCGGCCAACCGAAGCGGATCACCGACAACAAGGCGAATGATAACCAGCCTGTCTATTCTCCGGACGGAAAGTATATCGCCTACCGCGCAATGAAACGCCCCGGCTTCGAAGCGGACAAGTACGACATTATTCTATATGAACGGGGAACGGGGAAACGCACGAACCTCACCGAATCGTACGACCGCTCAGCCGACGAAGTGATCTGGTCGCCGGATAGTAAGACCATCTATTTCAACGCAGATGACCAGGGGTACCACTCTGTATACAATGTCAGTCTTCCAACAGGAAAAGAGGCATCGAAGGTTGCACAGGTCACCTCCAAGGTCTATGTCTCGCAGCCACAACTAACTCCCGACGGGAAGACGTTTGTGTTCACCAGAACGACCGTCCGCAATCCGCACGAAGTATGGCGGATGGACACCGAAGGGAGAAATCTCCGGCAATTGACGACGACGAACGACGCCAGCATCGCCAAGCTGGAAATGAACCCGCTTGAGGAGTTTTGGTTCGACGGTGCCGGCGGGAAAAAGGTCGAGGGGTTCATCCTGAAGCCCCCCTTCTTCGACCCGAACAAAAAATATCCGATGGTCTATCTTATTCATGGCGGACCGCAGGGACAGTGGGACGATATCACTCACTACCGTTGGAACCCGCAAATGTTCGCATCCCCCGGTTACGTTGTCGTCATGGTCAACCCGCGAGGCAGTACCGGCTACGGCCAGCAATTCACGGACGAGATCTCTGGGGACTGGGGAGGAAAAGTATTCACCGACCTGATGAACGGCGTCGAGTATGTGATGAAAACGTATCCGTTCATCGACACGGCGCGCATCGCCGCGGCCGGGGCGTCGTACGGAGGGTACATGATCAATTGGATCGAAGGACATAATGACAAGGGGATTTTCAAAGCGCTCGTGAGCCACGACGGCGACTACAATTCGATCAGCGCCTTCGGTGCGACCGAAGAACTGTGGTTCGAGGATTGGGAATTCAAAGGAACGCCGTGGGAGAACCGCGAGCTCTATGATAAATTCTCGCCGAGCAACTTCGTAAAAAATTTCAAGACGCCGATGCTGCTCATCCACGGGCAATTGGACTACCGGCTCGATGTGAGCGAGGGTTTCCAGATGTTCACGGCGCTGCAGCGGATGCACGTCCCCTCGAAGATGCTGTACTTCCCGGACGAAGGCCACTGGGTGCTGAAGCCGCTCAACAGCGAGCTGTGGCATAAGACGGTGCTCGGATGGCTTGCGGAGTACCTGAAGAAATGA
- a CDS encoding four helix bundle protein, protein MNTNSQIQKDEIKRRLYTFTLKLIAFLDRLPNDIVSRRLGDQLLRSGTSIIGNYVEGQSASSRKDFTNYFVASLKSSNESKLWFALLRDSKRAEYESVDWFLRELDEVSKILASSILTLRGKR, encoded by the coding sequence ATGAATACTAACTCGCAGATCCAAAAGGACGAAATTAAGCGCCGCCTGTACACATTCACGTTAAAATTAATTGCTTTTCTTGACCGGCTTCCAAACGATATTGTTTCCCGCCGGTTAGGGGACCAGCTCTTGAGAAGCGGAACAAGCATTATTGGAAATTACGTTGAGGGGCAATCTGCAAGCAGCAGGAAAGATTTCACGAACTATTTTGTTGCATCGCTCAAATCGTCCAATGAAAGCAAACTCTGGTTTGCACTGCTGAGAGACTCTAAGCGGGCCGAATACGAGAGCGTCGATTGGTTTCTGAGAGAATTGGACGAGGTATCAAAAATTCTGGCATCAAGCATTCTCACGCTTAGAGGTAAGCGGTAA
- a CDS encoding CDP-alcohol phosphatidyltransferase family protein → MDQSTPSYSYAASVKSDISDELINVYLQRPVAGIVVRALYGTPITPNQLTIVSTLFGIAGGIFLAAAETHFVAAALCFYLKDIFDSADGQLARAKKIYSRRGRFLDSIGDYIVDLFLFGGICEVLLGSGVPLFPAFLISFVGFVGISLRVSYHVFYQASFLHQKKEYELNRLSEELRDEDLREDALTLQLQKIFYLFYGWQDRLMKRLDAWCLGSRAGNSESAAKAWYEDAVGLRLGGFLGFGTEYVVLTACLLLNNLRLYLFLSIILFNAVWFSAILYRRSFLAKRVRRGYH, encoded by the coding sequence ATGGATCAATCCACTCCTTCGTACAGCTACGCTGCCTCCGTAAAATCGGACATTTCCGATGAACTCATCAACGTGTACCTGCAGCGGCCGGTAGCCGGAATCGTCGTTCGCGCGTTGTACGGCACCCCGATCACGCCGAACCAGCTTACGATCGTTTCTACCCTTTTCGGAATCGCCGGAGGAATTTTTCTCGCGGCTGCAGAAACGCATTTTGTCGCCGCCGCGCTCTGCTTCTATTTGAAAGATATTTTCGATTCGGCGGACGGGCAGCTGGCGCGCGCAAAAAAGATATACAGCAGACGCGGAAGGTTTCTCGATTCGATTGGAGACTACATTGTCGACCTGTTCCTCTTCGGAGGGATTTGCGAGGTTCTTTTGGGAAGCGGCGTCCCCCTTTTTCCCGCATTCCTCATTTCGTTCGTTGGGTTCGTGGGGATCAGCCTCCGCGTTTCATACCACGTCTTTTACCAGGCCTCGTTCCTTCATCAAAAGAAGGAGTACGAATTGAACCGGCTTTCGGAGGAACTGCGTGATGAGGATCTTCGGGAAGACGCCCTTACTCTCCAGCTGCAGAAAATATTCTATCTCTTCTACGGCTGGCAGGATCGTCTGATGAAACGGCTCGATGCGTGGTGTCTGGGAAGCCGGGCGGGAAACAGCGAGTCGGCGGCGAAAGCGTGGTACGAAGACGCAGTTGGATTGCGGCTCGGCGGGTTTCTCGGGTTCGGCACCGAATACGTCGTTCTAACGGCCTGTCTGCTGCTCAACAACCTCCGGTTGTATCTTTTTCTCTCGATAATTTTGTTTAACGCTGTTTGGTTCTCAGCGATCCTCTATCGGAGATCATTTCTGGCGAAACGAGTAAGGAGGGGATACCATTGA
- a CDS encoding DUF2851 family protein yields the protein MHSTAIHEDILRHLWTNQYLNAERLATLDGRKLKVVSPGIVNRDGGPDFRDGVVILDEQTYRGEIEFHRYADDWYAHLHNTDPKYNSVILHVVLYAGPNGPATLTASGRPVPVVAIGEFLSFPLEKIIEHARRDEHLSRSASLRCHRLNDEVQSDLLERWIGVLFRERLTEKVVYLYRRLVGISEEHSLEVLEPSENYAPQPGKENPDDIPIPGMQVDPRQLRSPFSWEQLLYEECMDGLGYSKNRVPFGRLANRVSVPLLRSLSPQAELTPLEIEAVLFHISGLLPEAQTVRDQQSKIRLHQLRSTWNDLAVISAPERLLSREVMHSADWVFSPTRPSNFPTARVAAASVLVHRIMYRQLLIHIVTIINGGRSAAHEKLAQLLSALTIEEDSFWSFHYSFTESSPRRHALLGDARTYDLIINTLIPLCSLYAVIFDVNDLNDHCLELAAEIPRLEDNFITRKMERQLLKKKIGLHSALDQQGVIQLYKRYCRADRCNACEVGRTVFQN from the coding sequence ATGCATTCCACAGCCATTCACGAGGACATTCTTCGTCATCTCTGGACCAACCAATACCTCAACGCTGAACGTTTGGCAACGCTCGACGGCAGGAAACTGAAAGTTGTTTCACCGGGGATTGTCAACCGGGACGGCGGGCCCGATTTCCGCGACGGTGTTGTCATTTTGGATGAACAAACATACCGGGGCGAGATAGAGTTTCACCGTTATGCAGACGATTGGTATGCGCATTTGCACAACACCGATCCAAAATATAATTCGGTGATCCTCCACGTTGTTCTTTATGCCGGTCCGAACGGACCGGCGACGCTGACCGCCAGCGGGCGCCCGGTTCCCGTTGTTGCCATTGGCGAATTTCTCTCGTTCCCGCTGGAGAAGATCATCGAGCATGCACGGCGCGATGAGCATCTCTCGCGTTCTGCGTCTCTTCGATGCCATCGTCTGAACGATGAAGTGCAGAGCGACCTCCTTGAGCGCTGGATCGGCGTTCTCTTTCGGGAACGATTAACCGAAAAAGTAGTTTATTTGTACCGGCGCTTGGTCGGAATAAGCGAAGAGCATTCCCTCGAGGTTCTTGAGCCGTCTGAGAATTACGCTCCGCAGCCCGGCAAAGAAAACCCGGACGACATTCCGATTCCGGGAATGCAGGTCGACCCGCGGCAACTGCGCAGTCCATTTTCCTGGGAACAGCTGTTGTATGAAGAATGCATGGACGGGCTGGGATATTCCAAGAACAGGGTTCCCTTCGGAAGGCTTGCGAATCGCGTCTCTGTGCCGCTGCTGAGGTCTCTTTCGCCGCAGGCGGAGTTAACTCCATTGGAAATCGAGGCGGTTCTCTTTCATATCTCCGGGCTGCTGCCGGAAGCTCAAACGGTCCGCGACCAGCAATCCAAGATACGCCTCCACCAATTGAGATCAACATGGAACGATCTGGCGGTGATCTCCGCACCGGAGAGACTACTTTCTCGGGAGGTCATGCATTCCGCAGATTGGGTCTTTAGCCCGACGCGTCCCTCGAATTTTCCGACCGCGCGCGTTGCGGCCGCATCCGTGCTTGTTCATCGCATTATGTATCGGCAGCTTCTCATCCATATCGTCACCATAATTAATGGCGGCCGCTCAGCCGCCCATGAGAAGCTCGCGCAGCTTCTGTCGGCGCTGACGATCGAGGAGGACTCGTTTTGGAGCTTCCACTATTCATTTACCGAGTCGTCCCCGCGGCGGCATGCTCTGCTCGGCGACGCCCGTACGTACGATCTAATCATCAACACGCTGATCCCTCTGTGCAGTTTGTATGCGGTCATTTTTGACGTGAACGATCTCAACGATCATTGTTTGGAATTGGCGGCTGAGATTCCTCGTCTGGAAGATAATTTCATCACACGAAAAATGGAAAGGCAGCTGCTGAAGAAAAAAATCGGATTGCATTCGGCCCTCGACCAACAAGGGGTCATCCAGCTGTACAAACGGTATTGCCGCGCCGATCGGTGCAATGCATGCGAAGTCGGCAGGACAGTCTTTCAGAATTGA
- a CDS encoding DoxX family protein translates to MNQKWVAFLRIAIGVFFIAQGLNKLNWYTTSEFLRTSLDRYAQNPPPAALWYQQHVAYPGIEAWSRMIPTGEMLIGVALVLGLLTRAALIAAIALVVNYQLTSGTLFAFSFFANPYALVVLSCLFFLLASRAGSAFSIDGSARKKTSKAKT, encoded by the coding sequence ATGAATCAGAAATGGGTCGCTTTCCTTCGCATCGCCATCGGCGTCTTTTTTATCGCTCAGGGCCTGAATAAACTCAACTGGTATACGACGTCTGAATTTCTCCGCACAAGTCTCGACCGTTATGCGCAGAATCCGCCGCCGGCAGCGCTCTGGTATCAGCAGCATGTCGCCTATCCCGGCATTGAAGCCTGGTCGCGGATGATCCCGACGGGAGAAATGCTGATCGGGGTCGCGCTGGTGCTCGGACTTCTTACCCGCGCAGCCCTCATTGCTGCCATCGCGCTTGTCGTTAATTACCAGTTGACAAGCGGAACTTTGTTTGCTTTTTCCTTCTTTGCTAATCCGTATGCACTCGTCGTTCTTTCCTGCCTTTTTTTTCTGCTGGCATCAAGAGCGGGAAGCGCTTTTAGCATCGACGGGTCTGCGCGAAAGAAAACATCCAAAGCAAAAACGTAG
- a CDS encoding aminotransferase class I/II-fold pyridoxal phosphate-dependent enzyme, whose translation MKTASHKETVLYLDRNENQFGPAPECFSILQKTAKNQLTTYSRDYLRGVKSTLSEKLAEEYNLPETSVLLSYGSEDMLKQIVHCYLGPGQTMMVPKYSWWYYKSVAAEVGGRVMDYPMRAGESSFYYDREEIGSLIRRENPRILLIASPNNPTGNVFSSDDIKILLKSFPETLVVLDEAYFGFSDSLNDTAPQLTTHYPNLAALRTFSKLYALAGVRIGHAFVGKNYQKLITYSTRYLGYNQLSEQLALAALRDSAHYRMVASATAGERQRYYDFFQAGDGCTAYRSEANFVLVKIPAEQIAGLKERIEGEGIFIKFFSEPELSGFVRITIGTPGQNTRLIRELQKYFSVTRAPIPEQR comes from the coding sequence ATGAAGACAGCCTCACACAAAGAGACGGTGCTCTATCTTGACCGGAACGAAAATCAGTTCGGTCCGGCACCGGAGTGCTTTTCCATTCTGCAGAAGACGGCGAAGAATCAGCTCACTACGTACTCGCGCGATTATCTCCGCGGCGTCAAGAGCACGCTTTCGGAAAAACTGGCAGAGGAGTATAATCTTCCGGAGACGTCGGTCCTGCTCAGCTACGGGAGCGAGGACATGCTCAAGCAAATAGTCCACTGTTATCTTGGTCCGGGACAGACGATGATGGTCCCGAAATATTCATGGTGGTATTACAAATCGGTCGCCGCCGAAGTTGGGGGAAGGGTCATGGACTATCCGATGCGTGCCGGCGAGTCGTCCTTCTATTATGACCGTGAAGAGATCGGTTCGCTTATCCGGCGCGAGAACCCGCGCATCCTGCTCATCGCTTCGCCGAACAATCCCACGGGGAACGTGTTCTCATCTGATGACATCAAAATTCTATTGAAGAGTTTTCCAGAGACGTTGGTGGTGCTCGACGAGGCATATTTCGGATTTTCTGACTCTTTGAACGACACGGCTCCCCAGCTTACCACACATTATCCCAACCTTGCCGCGCTCAGGACGTTCTCAAAGCTCTACGCCCTTGCCGGGGTTCGGATCGGCCACGCATTCGTCGGAAAGAACTACCAAAAACTCATCACGTACAGCACCCGGTATTTAGGCTATAATCAGTTGTCGGAGCAGCTCGCGCTGGCCGCTCTCCGGGACTCAGCGCACTATCGGATGGTGGCATCTGCAACTGCCGGAGAACGTCAACGCTATTATGATTTCTTTCAGGCGGGCGACGGATGCACGGCGTACCGTTCCGAAGCGAACTTCGTTCTTGTGAAAATCCCGGCAGAGCAGATCGCTGGGCTCAAAGAACGCATTGAAGGAGAGGGAATTTTTATCAAGTTCTTTTCAGAGCCGGAGCTCTCCGGTTTTGTCCGGATCACCATCGGAACGCCCGGTCAAAACACGCGTCTCATCCGGGAACTGCAAAAGTATTTTTCAGTTACACGAGCCCCCATTCCCGAACAACGGTAA
- a CDS encoding phosphocholine cytidylyltransferase family protein, with the protein MHCVILAAGTASRLRPLTDSTPKCLLQIGHRTILERTIRAVFHAGIIHFTIVVGFQDWKVKNFLKRNFPSLDFTFVVNNRFDTTNNAFSLLLARDEIIGHELLLLDGDILFDDEIIPLVMKSPRETTLAVRTSDSVGAEDVKVEVKEGGEIIRIGKELPAASAFGESIGIEKFSRGDTTKLYDTLEKRIKTENRVDEFYEASFQELIDGGTKIYAIDAGKYRSIEVDTPEDLQTAESLFS; encoded by the coding sequence ATGCATTGCGTTATTCTTGCCGCCGGGACCGCTTCCCGGCTTCGCCCTCTCACCGACTCGACTCCGAAATGCCTTCTCCAGATCGGCCATCGGACGATCCTGGAACGGACCATCCGGGCGGTCTTTCACGCGGGTATCATCCATTTCACGATCGTCGTCGGTTTTCAGGATTGGAAGGTCAAGAATTTTCTGAAGCGGAATTTCCCGTCGCTCGATTTTACCTTCGTCGTCAACAATCGGTTCGATACGACCAACAACGCGTTCTCGCTCCTGCTGGCGCGGGACGAAATCATCGGCCATGAGCTCCTTCTGCTGGACGGCGATATCCTCTTTGACGATGAGATCATTCCGCTCGTGATGAAATCGCCGCGTGAAACAACTCTCGCGGTAAGAACGTCGGACAGCGTCGGAGCGGAAGATGTTAAGGTCGAGGTGAAGGAGGGGGGAGAAATCATCCGCATCGGCAAGGAACTTCCCGCAGCGTCAGCATTCGGCGAATCGATCGGCATCGAAAAATTCTCGCGGGGGGACACGACAAAACTTTACGACACGCTGGAAAAAAGGATCAAAACGGAAAACCGGGTCGATGAATTTTATGAGGCATCATTTCAGGAGTTGATCGACGGCGGGACAAAGATCTATGCGATCGATGCCGGTAAGTACCGCTCCATTGAGGTCGATACGCCCGAAGATTTGCAGACAGCCGAGTCCCTTTTTTCATAA
- the dcd gene encoding dCTP deaminase, whose amino-acid sequence MILSDTKILEEMKRGTIVITPFSRRYLGSNSYDVHLGKSLAMYDDEILDAKTHNTIHHFEIPKEGIILVPSKLYLGVTEEYTETHCHVPFLEGKSSIGRLGIDIHATAGKGDVGFCNTWTLEISVRQPVRIYAGMPIGQLIYFVIDGDVEVLYNKKENAKYNRHTNKPVESMMWKNFKK is encoded by the coding sequence ATGATTCTTTCCGACACAAAAATTCTCGAAGAAATGAAGCGCGGCACGATCGTCATTACGCCGTTCAGCCGAAGATACCTCGGTTCGAACAGCTACGACGTCCATCTCGGGAAATCGCTGGCAATGTACGACGATGAGATTCTCGATGCAAAAACGCATAACACCATTCATCACTTTGAGATCCCCAAAGAAGGCATCATCCTCGTTCCGAGCAAGTTATATCTCGGCGTTACGGAAGAGTATACCGAAACGCACTGCCACGTCCCATTTCTTGAGGGGAAAAGCTCGATCGGCCGGCTCGGAATCGATATTCATGCAACTGCCGGCAAGGGGGATGTCGGTTTCTGCAACACCTGGACCCTCGAAATTTCCGTCCGCCAGCCGGTGCGTATTTACGCCGGCATGCCGATCGGCCAGCTCATCTATTTTGTGATCGACGGCGACGTCGAAGTCCTCTATAATAAGAAAGAGAACGCGAAATATAACCGGCACACCAACAAACCGGTCGAGTCGATGATGTGGAAGAACTTCAAGAAATAA
- a CDS encoding cold shock domain-containing protein — translation MLNGTVKFFNSTKGFGFLTTPEGEDIFFHKSNVKDTGFRDELRQGDNVKFEIRVEQKGKRAYNIARVSSEVPKE, via the coding sequence ATGCTGAATGGCACCGTAAAATTCTTCAATTCTACAAAAGGCTTCGGCTTCTTGACCACGCCGGAAGGCGAGGATATTTTCTTTCACAAAAGCAACGTGAAGGACACGGGGTTCCGCGACGAGCTTCGCCAGGGAGACAACGTCAAATTTGAGATCCGCGTCGAGCAAAAAGGAAAGCGTGCGTACAATATCGCCCGCGTTTCATCCGAAGTTCCCAAAGAATAA
- the pyrF gene encoding orotidine-5'-phosphate decarboxylase, whose product MAFVSKLKNIQQRNNSLLCIGLDTDPAKLPGFLKSHENPQAEFNRRIIEATSDIVCAYKVNAAFYEAEGERGWRAMRETRQAIPSSVISIADAKRGDIGNSSERYANIFLNDLKFDAVTVSAYMGKDSIVPFIQSGEQCAFILAVTSNPGARDFQYLKVGKKFLYEKVIETALKWNTKKNIGFVAGATKPKELRSIRENAPDAPLLIPGIGAQGGSVESAVHYGCDSKGYLAIINASRSILYASDGENFADAARAEALKLREEINSWREKFFQQ is encoded by the coding sequence ATGGCGTTCGTCTCGAAACTAAAAAACATCCAGCAACGGAACAATTCGCTGCTTTGCATCGGCCTCGACACCGATCCCGCTAAGCTCCCCGGCTTTCTGAAATCCCATGAGAATCCGCAGGCCGAATTCAACCGGCGGATCATCGAGGCGACGAGCGATATCGTTTGCGCATACAAGGTCAACGCTGCCTTTTACGAGGCCGAAGGAGAGCGGGGATGGCGCGCGATGCGTGAAACACGCCAGGCCATTCCTTCTTCCGTTATTTCGATCGCCGACGCCAAGCGGGGAGACATCGGCAATTCATCCGAACGCTACGCGAACATTTTTTTGAATGACCTGAAGTTCGATGCGGTCACGGTCAGCGCCTACATGGGGAAAGATTCCATCGTACCGTTCATTCAGTCGGGCGAGCAGTGCGCGTTCATTCTTGCGGTGACATCGAACCCGGGAGCAAGGGATTTTCAATATCTCAAGGTCGGCAAAAAATTTCTTTACGAGAAGGTCATTGAAACGGCGCTGAAGTGGAATACAAAGAAGAATATCGGCTTTGTGGCCGGCGCCACCAAACCGAAAGAGCTTCGTTCGATCCGAGAAAACGCGCCGGATGCTCCGCTCCTTATTCCCGGCATCGGCGCCCAGGGAGGGAGTGTAGAATCGGCAGTACATTATGGATGCGATAGCAAGGGATATTTAGCGATCATCAACGCCAGCCGCAGCATTCTCTATGCTTCAGACGGCGAAAATTTTGCCGACGCTGCGCGTGCAGAAGCGCTGAAGCTCAGGGAAGAAATCAACTCCTGGCGGGAAAAGTTCTTCCAGCAGTAA